The Halomonas denitrificans genome window below encodes:
- the atpG gene encoding F0F1 ATP synthase subunit gamma produces the protein MSGSKEIVGQIKSVKNTRKVTRALEMVSASKIRKAQDRMQASRPYARMIRQAVGHLAHANPEYKHPFTQAHDEVKRVGYIIVSSDRGLCGGLNNNLFRKLLVRFREHQEAGQEVSLVLIGRKAAQFFKRIKVEIAAATQDLGEQPRLEDLIGAIKIMLDGYREGTLDELHVCYNQFINTMTQQITVEQVLPLPATEDEPMLQYWDYLYEPDPESLLDDLLVRYIESLIYHATLENLASEHAARMVAMKSASDNATNLIDDLNLAYNKARQAAITQEISEIVSGAAAV, from the coding sequence ATGAGTGGATCGAAGGAAATCGTTGGTCAGATCAAGAGCGTAAAGAACACGCGCAAGGTCACGCGCGCGCTCGAGATGGTCTCGGCCTCGAAGATTCGCAAGGCGCAGGACCGCATGCAGGCCTCGCGGCCGTATGCGCGGATGATCCGGCAGGCGGTCGGTCACCTGGCCCACGCCAATCCCGAGTACAAGCACCCGTTCACGCAGGCCCACGACGAGGTCAAGCGCGTCGGCTACATCATCGTGTCCAGCGACCGCGGCCTGTGCGGCGGGTTGAACAACAACCTGTTCCGCAAGCTGCTGGTCCGCTTCCGGGAGCACCAGGAAGCCGGCCAGGAGGTCAGCCTGGTGTTGATCGGGCGCAAGGCCGCCCAGTTCTTCAAGCGGATCAAGGTCGAGATCGCCGCTGCCACCCAGGACCTCGGCGAGCAGCCGCGCCTGGAAGACCTGATCGGCGCGATCAAGATCATGCTCGACGGGTATCGCGAAGGCACGCTGGATGAACTGCACGTCTGCTACAACCAGTTCATCAACACGATGACGCAGCAGATCACCGTCGAGCAGGTGCTGCCGCTGCCGGCCACGGAAGACGAGCCGATGCTGCAGTACTGGGACTACCTGTACGAGCCCGACCCCGAGTCGCTGCTCGACGATCTCCTGGTCCGCTACATCGAGTCGCTGATCTATCACGCCACGCTGGAGAACCTTGCCAGCGAGCACGCGGCGCGCATGGTCGCGATGAAGAGCGCGTCGGACAACGCGACCAACCTGATCGACGACCTGAACCTGGCCTACAACAAGGCGCGCCAGGCGGCGATCACGCAGGAAATTTCGGAGATCGTCAGCGGCGCAGCCGCGGTCTGA
- the atpA gene encoding F0F1 ATP synthase subunit alpha, protein MQQTLNPTEISELIRKRVEQFDVVSEARNEGTIVSVSDGICRIHGLADAMQGEMIEFPGDTYGLALNLERDSVGVVVIGDYEHLREGDTARCTGKILQVPVGEGLLGRVVDALGNPIDGAGPVEAAGSEPIEKIAPGVITRQSVDQPVQTGLKSIDAMVPVGRGQRELIIGDRQTGKTAVAIDAIINQKGTGIKCIYVAVGQKASSVANVVAKLEEHGAMEHTIVVAANASDSAAMQYIAPYAGCAMGEYFRDRGEDALIVYDDLTKQAWAYRQVSLLLKRPPGREAYPGDVFYLHSRLLERAARVNADYVEKKTNGEVKGKTGSLTALPIIETQAGDVSAFVPTNVISITDGQIFLETDLFNAGIRPAINAGLSVSRVGGAAQTKVVKKLGGGVRLALAQYRELAAFSQFASDLDEATRKQLERGQRITELMKQKQYSPMSVAEMAVSLFAGNEGYLDDLPLNQVTPFERALLDFMKNSHGDLLDKINASGDWNDEIKAEMKKAVDDFKATGSW, encoded by the coding sequence ATGCAGCAGACTCTCAACCCGACCGAAATCAGCGAACTGATCCGCAAGCGCGTCGAACAGTTCGACGTGGTCAGCGAGGCCCGGAACGAGGGCACCATCGTCAGCGTGTCCGACGGCATCTGCCGGATCCACGGCCTGGCCGACGCCATGCAGGGCGAAATGATCGAGTTCCCCGGCGACACCTACGGACTGGCGCTGAACCTCGAGCGCGATTCGGTGGGCGTCGTGGTCATCGGTGACTACGAGCACCTGCGCGAAGGCGACACGGCACGCTGCACCGGCAAGATTCTCCAGGTCCCGGTCGGCGAAGGCCTGCTCGGACGGGTCGTCGACGCGCTCGGCAACCCGATCGACGGCGCGGGTCCGGTCGAGGCCGCCGGCTCCGAGCCGATCGAGAAGATCGCGCCGGGCGTGATCACCCGTCAGTCGGTCGACCAGCCCGTCCAGACCGGGCTGAAGTCCATCGACGCCATGGTTCCGGTCGGCCGGGGCCAGCGCGAACTGATCATCGGCGACCGCCAGACCGGCAAGACCGCGGTCGCGATCGACGCGATCATCAACCAGAAGGGTACCGGCATCAAGTGCATCTACGTGGCCGTCGGCCAGAAGGCCTCGTCGGTGGCCAACGTGGTCGCCAAGCTCGAAGAGCACGGCGCCATGGAGCACACGATCGTGGTGGCCGCCAACGCGTCCGACTCCGCGGCCATGCAGTACATCGCGCCGTACGCCGGCTGCGCCATGGGCGAGTACTTCCGCGATCGCGGCGAAGACGCGCTGATCGTCTACGACGACCTGACCAAGCAGGCGTGGGCCTACCGCCAGGTTTCGCTGCTGCTGAAGCGTCCGCCGGGCCGCGAAGCCTACCCGGGCGACGTCTTCTACCTGCACTCGCGCCTGCTCGAACGCGCGGCCCGCGTCAACGCAGACTACGTCGAGAAGAAGACCAACGGCGAGGTGAAGGGCAAGACCGGCTCCCTGACCGCCCTGCCGATCATCGAGACCCAGGCCGGCGACGTTTCGGCCTTCGTTCCGACCAACGTGATCTCGATCACCGACGGTCAGATCTTCCTCGAGACCGACCTGTTCAACGCGGGCATCCGTCCGGCCATCAACGCCGGTCTGTCGGTCTCGCGAGTCGGCGGTGCGGCCCAGACCAAGGTCGTCAAGAAGCTCGGCGGCGGTGTCCGCCTGGCGCTGGCCCAGTACCGCGAACTGGCGGCGTTCTCGCAGTTCGCCTCCGACCTCGACGAAGCCACCCGCAAGCAGCTCGAGCGCGGCCAGCGCATCACCGAACTGATGAAGCAGAAGCAGTACTCGCCGATGTCGGTCGCCGAGATGGCCGTGTCCCTGTTCGCCGGCAACGAGGGCTACCTCGACGACCTGCCGCTGAATCAGGTCACGCCCTTCGAACGCGCCCTGCTGGACTTCATGAAGAACTCGCACGGTGATCTGCTCGACAAGATCAACGCGTCGGGCGACTGGAACGACGAGATCAAGGCGGAGATGAAGAAAGCGGTCGACGACTTCAAGGCAACGGGCTCCTGGTGA
- a CDS encoding F0F1 ATP synthase subunit delta yields MLAETTLARPYARAAFELADKAGTVDHWSRALGLAANVAADADAAALIGNPRVDGERLLGLFGDVLGERMDKAVRGFLNVLMHYRRLPLLPEIATQFEMLRRASEDRIKVRVTSAVEMDDEQREKLAARLKQRLGSDIDMETEVDSDLIGGLIVRAGDKVIDASVRGRLQQLGRQLVR; encoded by the coding sequence ATGCTCGCTGAAACCACGCTTGCCCGACCGTACGCTCGCGCGGCCTTTGAACTGGCCGACAAGGCCGGCACGGTCGATCACTGGAGCCGGGCCCTGGGCCTGGCCGCGAACGTCGCGGCCGACGCGGACGCTGCAGCGCTGATCGGCAATCCTCGCGTCGACGGCGAGCGGCTGCTGGGCCTGTTCGGCGACGTGCTCGGCGAGCGGATGGACAAGGCCGTTCGCGGCTTCCTGAATGTGTTGATGCACTACCGCCGGTTGCCGCTGCTGCCCGAGATCGCGACGCAGTTCGAAATGCTGCGCCGGGCCAGCGAAGACCGGATCAAGGTCCGCGTGACCTCGGCGGTCGAGATGGACGACGAGCAGCGCGAGAAGCTCGCCGCCCGGCTCAAGCAGCGCCTCGGCAGCGACATCGACATGGAAACGGAGGTCGACTCCGACCTGATCGGCGGCCTGATCGTTCGCGCCGGCGACAAGGTCATCGATGCCAGCGTCCGCGGCCGCCTGCAGCAGCTCGGCCGGCAGCTCGTACGCTGA